TTATTATTTCTCTGCGAGTATAACCGAacagaaaagaacctttggtgttgtgtttttgttatcactcgatattcccatcttgttcggttaaaccttcctgtttagctattgcgtttgccactcgccacagctttcacagttggaaaatttcttcccatccagcttgtgacatgttgttcagtaaattacatttaatgcgacatgccggagaaacactttgccactcactgaaactaattgttgccttgatgagcgccgaaccgaagctgctctgttcttgatgcgggttttctgattgtcgtgagcagctttgcaagccaactcgagcactctgacggccgaaactctataatcgctgttaggtatactggtgctccggcaccaatccgttcggcctagttacccttgcggagcaatcagtgaatgcgatcaacagggaactggagacctgcacggttcgagtgagactttgcctttcccttaacttgtcctcctttgttacgtccacgatgccgatgccgtacaaccacacgggtttacggtttgaaagaaaataagatatttttttggggtccgcgtgttttatactctagcggtacacactcacaggatagagacaaatcggcagactcagccagaggggcgagtccaacgagacgaacgaatgagcgttaaaagggagcgatggcaaaaaaatacattcactcgatatccccatcttgttcggctaaacctttctgtttagcgattgcatttgccactcgccacagctttcacagttggaaaatttcttcccatccagcttgtgacatattttacagtaaattacattcaatggcacgtcgcattaccaccactcagtatcggattggaggtaattttaacctgtaattgaacatttgcgatgacagtggtacagtgtcggctTTCAATGAGGAGTCATAagttggaccccgaactctatgtttacaaaaatgtccaactaaatatgtcgcattacaggtccatccaattagctaaatgtcgagataagtgtaaattactgtactttcaatctagaagcaatttaagagttggtgaaaatcaacaagctcagaacaactgccaaattcacatactcatcatatcctggcaaacaaattatgaaaaaatcaatttgtgttttattattattttggatattgtttgagtttaggaaatacagcattgaactgtatttcctaaactcttttttggaacgtttaatggccctgaaaagcgccttgttttatggaatggttccaatttagaaaacttagtactcgtggttttgaaaaaaaaccatttcgaacgccctcgatgccgccttgttctggatttaccaccaaagcagtttgtataaagaacaaacttttttcttctgctacctgatgccgttttgtgattgcgtttgccactcgccactcgctgcaactgcctgttgtcttgatgttcaccgaaccgaatgtgttctgttccgaatgcgggttttcttatcgtcgcgagcagctttgccagctaactcgatcacttcagcggccgaaactatataacgccggctaggtggactggtactaacgcgctcggcctagctacccttgcggggaactccagatcaacacggttcgagtgggattttgcctttcccttcacttttcctcctttaccatgtccagacatggatgcttgggttggtttgttgatgtgttgtgatgcgaaccgatgtggtgtacggtttgaatgagaatgatcgttacggaaggaaggtattgtattatagagactttaaacttttgcagttcattcgtctctagccttgagaaaggccctttgaaaactctactctattctacttcagcgctaccacctccaccctcttgccttgagaaaggcactcgatccctcgccgtccacccgtccagcaacgatgttgtccagtcggtgtccacacaaagaatggatcgttacggcagcggagcgaggatttttaagctgactggctggctcgacaattacgcatgtgtgagactgcgaccaatgtgtcgttcatttttttctttttcctttccagtcgtgcttcattctatttcgctgctgctctggttgcccgttttggtcggtacgatttgaggagcacaaaatggaccaatcaaaaatggacacatagtgcattttaacaatgcttgatatttcacaattattcaattatttatctcaagaaaaatgaaatgttattcgttatgatagatgcgtagatatatttcctatcaattgatgcaaaaacctttgcgatctattgagaaatgctcgagttataagcgttccaaatcttgcattttttcttacttgttcagtgcctagatttccatttcaccccctatatcttccggttagacgtagtcccacgtcaaaacaaggCTTCTCCAGTTTCTTTGTTGTGGTCACTCTGAACGTTTCATTTGGATTTGCTTTACTTGATGACATATGTTCATATTTCCTGGCGAGATCTTCAATTTGCTGGTGTTCTTGAACTTTCTTCACCATATCGCTCACGGAGAGATTCCCTGCCCGCAGCAGCTCCTTCGCATCTGATGGTCTTGCATGCCCGCTATGATTCTGTCTTTAAGAATTTCCTCTTGTTGAGCCGCCGTATATCCACATTTTGCCGCTTTTTTCTTTAGACGCTTGACAAACTCGTCTATTTTTTCCTCATCCTGTTGACAAATCGTGTTGAATTCCGCTCGCTCTACTCGCTGATCACGAACAGGAACAAGATATTACTCTATTTTTTGTAGAATCGTTTCTGGTTTGCTTTTTTCCTCAGGTGTAAGATTTAGCTCTTCCACTAAAATGACGCCTTCAACACCAATGACTGCCATCAAAGTCGCGACTTCCTGtaaacgctgtacacgtacaacgcaagtacagctgtatgtctgtccctggtataacaaTATCTTCTTCGCCTAAAACATACGATGTGCctgaccgattgatctgcaTCATACCGATCGCTACGAGGTTTTTTAATTCGATTCCCGTACGATAATCAGCTGAATGTATTAATATCGGATTGATTGTTGTTGCAAATATTGATGGCCATATAGTCCGGTTAGGCAATGCGCAAATTGAGAAgtgtatagcgctcgtaaacgaacactagaccaccaacacgactcatacgtgccacaaacgtagcgtggtggagcgcatattcagtcgcagtttggtgtaaataacgtgccactcgcatacaatgtctgattcacacagttttgcgcgatatatttatttactaacacaatcacccgaccggtacgaccagcacgagaaactgtggttcagccacagcgtcacgcgagtcgacactcacgagcgctccacaatctcgcgtcatctggccaatttgcgccgttctatctgttttcattagccacaaaaacaggcgctatatcgcggcaagttactcgcgctatacgcgtctcaactTGCGCCTGGCCTCACTGTGAGGTGTTGTCAATATAATTCATTGAATCGTGAATGTATTAGCACTGAACGCACCATCGAAAAACAAATCGAATGTCAAAGAAACGAAACTTTCCCTAAACTTCAGTCGTTGTCCGTGCAGACGGCGCTGCTGCTGTAATCGCGTTTTTCCACTGCCAAAGAGAAAGACGTCGCCACCATTTATTAATTCGATTGCAGCAGAGAAGCACTAGTTAACAGAAATCCTCTTTACCGAAATACGATTGGCGAAAGATTGACAGCTGTAAAAATACACTGTTACATATCGCATAGTCACTCGGTCGGTCGGTTTTTAAAGTAGTGAAAACCTCGTGAGTTCacggaaaaaaaggaaaagtcTCGACCTATCGTTAGGTGAGCAATAAAGAGAAAGAAGAGATAAAGATGGCTGCCCTGCCTCGTAGAATAATCAAGGAAACACAGCGCCTGATGCAGGAACCTGTCCCAGGGATTAGCGCCGTTCCGGACGAACAAAATGCGCGTTATTTCCATGTCATAGTGTTCGGACCGGAGGATTCCCCTTTCGAGGGTGGACTGTTCAAACTGGAATTGTTCTTGCCTGAGGATTACCCGATGTCAGCACCAAAAGTGCGATTCATCACAAAAATATATCATCCAAACATTGATCGATTGGGCCGTATTTGTTTAGATATATTGAAAGATAAATGGAGTCCAGCGTTGCAAATCCGCACCGTTTTATTATCAATCCAAGCCTTGCTAAGTGCCCCCAATCCTGATGATCCACTTGCAAATGACGTAGCCGAGCTGTGGAAAGTTAATGAAGCAGAGGCAATTCGAAACGCCAAGGAGTGGACCCAACGATACGCGATTGTGGATAACTAAAATGAAGTCTAAACTGATGCTAGACACTATTGGGCACGACGTTTTTAATTTATAAAAGAAGTGAataaatttacacacaaaaaatgATATCCCGGAGAATGAAGGCGAATGGTTAGATATAGTGAAAACGAGAATTAAAAAGGGGATTTTCTTGAGGCCCTCCTAGCAGTCCTACCGAATTTTGCACATCAAATGCAATATCTCGactagcaacagcagcagcagcagcaacaacaaaaaacaacaatcgctTCAgccaaaggcagttttgaaaaataagCTGAAATTCATAAATCAAAGAATATAATGCGTAAACTGTAGCAGCCAATGCCGCCACTGTTGGAGGAGGAAGCAGTAGAAGTCGTtcgctttctatttttttttggttttatttttcTGCTTTTGTTTTCG
The Toxorhynchites rutilus septentrionalis strain SRP chromosome 2, ASM2978413v1, whole genome shotgun sequence genome window above contains:
- the LOC129768842 gene encoding ubiquitin-conjugating enzyme E2 N; its protein translation is MAALPRRIIKETQRLMQEPVPGISAVPDEQNARYFHVIVFGPEDSPFEGGLFKLELFLPEDYPMSAPKVRFITKIYHPNIDRLGRICLDILKDKWSPALQIRTVLLSIQALLSAPNPDDPLANDVAELWKVNEAEAIRNAKEWTQRYAIVDN